A window of the Besnoitia besnoiti strain Bb-Ger1 chromosome VI, whole genome shotgun sequence genome harbors these coding sequences:
- a CDS encoding zinc finger, c2h2 type domain-containing protein (encoded by transcript BESB_067390), whose amino-acid sequence MGRKKRRGATLKPFCYYCDREFDDEKVLIQHQKAKHFKCTQCARKLDTATGLAVHLLQVHKEQIDAVPNALAGRDMVELIVHGMEGVPQEVIEERLSKQTKRNEGKESQKRQRVNWAQVTMAPTSMEQFALQAQQGILPTFVGLPSLVPGGLGAAAGGLPGLPFPPAVGSAGLAPALPTPPSIQGLLGQTAGQLAPGLSAVAPGGIPGGLGGPPGLDGALGMCSSMPGGAVQGSVAAPPPGRPPVNFAAPPLPANVALLYNDDMISMEERRAHEQFGYREITA is encoded by the exons ATGGGGCGCAagaagcgcagaggagcgacTTTGAAGCCGTTCTGCTACTACTGCGATCGAGAATTCGACGACGAGAAAGTCTTGATCCAACACCAGAAAGCCAAGCATTTCAAGTGCACACAATGTGCAAGGAAACTGGACACAGCGACGGGTCTGGCCGTGCATCTGCTTCAGGTTCACAAGGAGCAGATCGACGCCGTCCCCAATGCGCTGGCGGGGCGAGACATGGTTGAGCTCATTGTCCACGGAATGGAGGGCGTTCCGCAGGAGGTCATCGAGGAGCGCCTCAGCAAGCAGACCAAGCGAAACGAAGGCAAGGAAAGCCAGAAAAGACAACGCGTGAACTGGGCGCAG GTGACGATGGCGCCGACCTCGATGGAGCAATTCGCACTCCAGGCGCAGCAAGGCATTCTGCCGACCTTCGTTGGTCTGCCCAGTCTTGTGCCTGGCGGTCTCGGAG ctgcagctggcgggTTGCCTGGTCTGCCGTTCCCTCCCGCTGTCGGCTCTGCAGGGTtagcgcctgcgctgcccaCTCCGCCAAGCATACAGGGCCTCTTGGGGCAGACTGCGGGACAG tTGGCGCCTGGACTTTCCGCCGTCGCACCTGGAGGTATTCCAGGTGGCTTGGGCGGTCCACCCGGTTTGGACGGAGCTCTCGGCATGTGCTCTTCCATGCCTGGAGGGGCGGTGCAAGGCTCGGTGGCAGCTCCCCCGCCTGGAAGGCCGCCTGTCAACTTCGCTGCACCGCCGCTACCAGCAAATGTTGCGCTGTTGTACAACGATGATATG ATTTCAATGGAAGAACGGCGAGCTCATGAGCAATTCGGCTACAGAGAAATTACTGCATGA
- a CDS encoding MA3 domain-containing protein (encoded by transcript BESB_067350) encodes MASNKTLGKKMSVVDEQLRGPVPVMDENDPIYDSESEDEDCLYTVIDVAANEYRQALNKTSCFSGAAPPKKSHLTLEEFTKFAKDALDEYYASHEPLELARSLQELNCSQYLDSFVVLAVRSALDRVTEEQKCLSASLTLLADKQIISKQQMVRAFEKLVQSVEDLNLESPDNPDRVYLFLDCAALDGCLDESYAKRLPEKFLASLSPAIMEANPHLSVTLEDLKKFKVAVRDFLPDFFNSGSIDELHIFLDEQRQPLLQHEFVKMAVESSFAKENEHREMVSNSLDRLYGKALKPDDIQFAFARLVGAVDDIALDHPDAYDLLSKFLARAIADEILPPSFLVDRYRLHYGGFGGMQVLKKVQKWLAEQNGKAVSSRLRKVWTGTDPDKKEVCEFKASVRECIYEYFDSNDQQEAARILRELELSPDQVAEMVRKLLVAGMEKAAAGESTTDSVFSLLTHLLERTDIDEEMIQKGFEQALQLTEEIKLDIPDMDQRFPQLVEEAKRRKVLPAEF; translated from the exons ATGGCTTCGAACAAAACACTGGGGAAGAAAATGTCCGTCGTGGACGAGCAACTGAGGGGGCCCGTACCGGTTATGGACGAAAATGATCCTATCTACGACTCTGAATCTGAG GACGAAGACTGCTTGTACACAGTCATCGACGTCGCCGCGAACGAGTATCGCCAGGCGCTGAACAAAACCAGCTGCTTCTCTGGTGCCGCGCCTCCGAAAAAGTCGCATTTGACCCTCGAGGAATTTACAAAGTTCGCCAAGGATGCTCTCGACG AGTACTACGCCTCGCACGAGCCGCTCGAACTCGCGCGGTCGCTCCAGGAGCTGAACTGCAGTCAGTACCTTGACTCCTTCGTGGTGCTGGCTGTCCGCTCCGCGCTCGACCGGGTCACGGAAGAGCAAAagtgcctctctgcctctctcacACTGCTGGCTGACAAACAAATCATCAGCAAACAGCAGATGGTTCGCGCCTTCGAGAAACTCGTCCAGTCTGTCGAGGACCTGAACCTG GAAAGCCCAGACAACCCAGATCGCGTCTACTTGTTTTTGGACTGCGCGGCGCTTGACGGCTGCCTGGACGAAAGCTACGCTAAACGCCTGCCGGAGAAGttcctcgcgtcgctgtcgcctgcgatTATGGAGGCGAATCCGCACCTGAGTGTCACGCTTGAGGA CCTGAAGAAGTTTAAGGTGGCTGTCCGGGACTTCCTGCCCGACTTCTTCAACTCCGGCAGCATCGATGAACTCCACATCTTCCTAGACGaacagcggcagccgcttctgcagcacgaGTTTGTCAAGATGGCGGTGGAGTCCTCGTTTGCGAAAGAAAACGA GCACCGCGAGATGGTCAGCAACTCCCTCGACCGGCTGTATGGCAAAGCGCTCAAGCCCGACGACATCCAGTTCGCATTTGCGCGCCTCGTGGGGGCTGTCGACGACATCGCTCTCGACCATCCCGACGCGTACGACCTTTTGTCAAAATTCTTG gctCGGGCGATCGCCGACGAGATTCTGCCTCCGTCCTTCCTCGTGGATCGCTACCGCCTGCACTACGGGGGCTTCGGCGGCATGCAGGTCCTCAAGAAAGTCCAGAAGTGGCTCGCCGAGCAAAATGGCAAGGCCGTGagttcgcggctgcgcaag GTCTGGACCGGCACTGACCCCGACAAGAAGGAGGTTTGCGAGTTCAAGGCGAGCGTGCGGGAGTGCATCTATGAGTACTTTGACAGCAACGACCAACAAGAAGCTGCGCGAATCCTCCGCGAGCTCGAGCTGTCGCCCGACCAG GTGGCGGAGATGGTGAGGAAGCTTCTCGTGGCTGGAATGGAaaaggctgcggcgggcgagtcCACCACGGACAGCGTGTTTTCGTTGCTCACTCACTTGCTGGAGCGGACAGATATCGACGAGGAAATGATTCAAAAGGGATTTGAGCAGGCCCTGCAGTTGACGGAGGAG ATCAAACTCGACATCCCTGACATGGATCAGCGATTTCCCCAGCTGGTGGAGGAGGCAAAGAGGCGCAAGGTGCTGCCCGCGGAGTTTTAG
- a CDS encoding heat shock protein HSP28 (encoded by transcript BESB_067380), with amino-acid sequence MSSSSDASANSSTAQESQMQGHEGADQTMSGAENTGCQNPLLMPTMMPQLSTMDRIYAEMMEDMSRIHHEMDRFYNQHFGSFAPLTQGNYPPHQQQPTYVSRPWWRPSSWFQPRTAPYLPMALEGGGAESSAPVAAGEGQMVPMTGGKDLSAGGPWGLMPFGWGTRCAPWASSMPKVDMRDTGAEFVVQADVPGMDRENLRVDVHDGVLRISGDQREEHKKQDEGFYLQERRQASFSRTFILPEKVKEDEIKASLVNGVLQVHVPKEVPTKPPAIRNINIE; translated from the coding sequence ATGTCGAGCTCCTCAGATGCTTCGGCGAACTCTAGCACGGCTCAGGAGAGCCAGATGCAAGGGCACGAAGGCGCTGACCAAACTATGTCAGGGGCGGAAAATACCGGGTGCCAGAATCCTTTGCTGATGCCGACGATGATGCCTCAGTTAAGCACAATGGACCGCATCTACGCCGAGATGATGGAGGATATGAGCCGAATCCATCATGAAATGGATCGATTTTACAACCAACACTTTGGCTCGTTCGCGCCGTTGACGCAGGGTAATTACCCTCCCCACCAGCAGCAACCGACGTATGTGAGTCGACCGTGGTGGCGGCCGTCGTCTTGGTTCCAGCCTAGAACTGCTCCCTACCTGCCCATGGCACTTGAAGGCGGCGGTGCGGAGAGTTCCGCACCCGTCGCTGCCGGGGAAGGGCAGATGGTTCCGATGACTGGCGGAAAGGATTTGTCAGCTGGTGGCCCGTGGGGCCTAATGCCTTTTGGTTGGGGAACTCGATGCGCGCCGTGGGCGAGTTCGATGCCAAAAGTTGATATGAGGGACACAGGAGCAGAGTTCGTTGTTCAGGCGGATGTCCCGGGCATGGATCGCGAGAACTTACGGGTGGATGTGCATGACGGCGTTCTGAGAATCAGCGGCGACCAGCGGGAGGAACACAAGAAACAGGACGAAGGATTCTATCTCCAGGAGCGTAGGCAGGCGTCTTTCTCCCGCACATTCATCCTTCCCGAGAAGGTGAAAGAGGACGAAATCAAGGCTTCGCTCGTCAACGGAGTGTTGCAAGTGCACGTTCCCAAGGAGGTCCCAACAAAGCCACCTGCAATTCGGAACATCAATATCGAGTAG
- a CDS encoding SRP19 protein (encoded by transcript BESB_067370) — MPPGFPGGLGDAAALGGMPAGLPDGVSPELLAQMFGCGAPGGGGAAGFGMGPEGGGAGVVQNDGVDRSRWQIVYPAYINKKRTAAMGRRVQLTVAVEDPKVDEMKMICDHLNIPSAIEYLKKYPRDWLLSYGRLRFQLRDENNNLFNPEIPHKKALLQRMCELIPQLKSRSAASAPAPSPSSSTKKKKKK, encoded by the exons ATGCCTCCCGGCTTTCCAGGGGGCTTGGGGGAtgctgcggctctcggcgGAATGCCTGCGGGCCTTCCTGATGGAGTGTCGCCAGAGCTTCTCGCTCAAATGTTTGGCTGCGGGGCCccgggcggaggcggcgccgcaggttTCGGCATGGGCCctgaaggaggcggagcgggGGTGGTGCAGAACGACGGTGTAGACCGAAGCCGGTGGCAGATCGTCTACCCAGCTTATATCAACAAAAAGCGGACAGCAGCAATGGGCAGGCGGGTGCAGTTGACCGTCGCTGTCGAGGATCCCAAGGTGGACGAAATGAAGATGATATGCGATCACCTCAACATTCCGTCGGCGATAGAATAT CTGAAGAAATATCCGCGGGATTGGCTTCTTTCATACGGTCGGCTTCGGTTTCAGCTGCGGGACGAAAATAACAATCTGTTCAATCCTGAGATTCCTCACA AGAAGGCCCTGTTGCAGCGCATGTGCGAGCTGATCCCTCAGctgaagagccgcagcgccgcatctgctcctgcgccgtcgccctcctcctcgaccaaaaagaaaaagaagaaatgA
- a CDS encoding hypothetical protein (encoded by transcript BESB_067340), with protein sequence MSLVAAVSAPAASSAKAFSHFSPLRCRGPLGVGSLDRFALKDSLPVSAGGCGGAPARAEGPSLPVCGTAYDENDAFFNASLVRPFFPAQLFPRSSKRRHACTTGSWQDAKKSATDSPAPPLKKARSGAAVSASPGRVAATSRPPSAKALPATVSDTLRAGRQCLGDRASNAKIHAENLVAPRSEEAQSAASENKMKAWVLGVAAAVWEVRGSRMAEAYERELMAVHDQPVSRPTTSQPEEPRTRNDGEFAALQGEIRRLEKRLEEVAQMQRESLTEVQQAHVRNLQRLRSSLLGRQQEMRDILQQLSQQQCQRRMLGEKGRHACPDLMERLRHLMDEQERRVTLLYVQQVNNLQDALRKSLTRTSAHAKDFSPCSEKGSPVSPGGDDAAAARREHADAHRWRALCCADSVMSEKRVKKKPPPFSNSNSSLKRRSVCMLRGLASAARSETIPKKAEASRKKPGHLPLYRAKQKI encoded by the coding sequence ATGTCTCTTGTCGCTGCTGTGTCCGCTCCAGCGGCATCGTCCGCAAAGGCCTTCTCGCatttctcgcctctgcgaTGCCGCGGGCCCCTGGGGGTTGGCTCTCTGGACAGATTCGCTCTGAAGGACTCGCTGCCGGTCTCCGCCGGGGGTTGTGGTGGTGCGCCAGCGCGTGCTGAGGGACCCTCACTGCCAGTTTGCGGCACGGCTTATGACGAAAATGATGCCTTCTTCAACGCGTCGCTTGTGCGGCCCTTCTTTCCAGCGCAGCTCTTCCCTCGCTCTTCGAAAAGACGCCACGCGTGCACCACGGGTTCATGGCAGGACGCAAAGAAGTCTGCAACagactcgcccgcgcctccgctcaaAAAGGCGCGGAGCGGAGCCGCCGTGTCGGCGTCCCCTGGTCGTGTCGCGGCGACAAGCAGGCCTCCGTCTGCCAAGGCGCTGCCAGCGACCGTATCCGATACTCTCCGCGCTGGCAGGCAGTGCCTGGGCGACAGGGCCTCCAATGCAAAAATTCACGCGGAAAACCTGGTCGCCCCTCGGAGTGAGGAGGCGcagtccgcggcgtcggagaACAAGATGAAGGCGTGGGTTCTGGGTGTCGCAGCTGCTGTGTGGGAAGTCCGCGGCAGCCGGATGGCGGAGGCGTACGAGCGCGAACTCATGGCAGTCCACGACCAGCCTGTGTCTCGGCCGACAACCAGCCAGCCagaggagccgcggacgAGGAATGACGGCGAGTTCGCGGCTCTCCAAGGAGAGATTCGCCGTCTTGAAAAGAGACTCGAGGAGGTGGCTCAGATGCAACGCGAGTCTCTTACAGAAGTGCAGCAAGCACATGTGCGAaacctgcagcgcctgcgatCGTCGCTTCTCGGCCGGCAGCAGGAAATGCGAGACATTTTGCAGCAGCTCTCTCAGCAGCAGTGCCAGAGGAGGATGCTGGGCGAGAAAGGCAGACATGCCTGCCCGGACCTCATGGAGCGGTTGCGACATCTGATGGATGAACAGGAGCGCCGCGTCACGCTGCTCTACGTCCAGCAGGTCAACAACCTTCAGGACGCGCTTCGCAAGTCGCTGACGAGAACTAGCGCCCACGCAAAAGACTTCTCGCCTTGCTCCGAAAAAGGGTCTCCAGTGTCTcctggaggcgacgacgcggctgccgccagaCGGGAGCACGCCGACGCTCACCGCTGGCgggcgctctgctgcgcggacTCGGTCATGTCTGAGAAGCGCGTCAAGAAGAAGCCGCCTCCGTTCTCAAACTCCAACAGCAGCCTCAAGCGCCGCAGTGTCTGCATGCTTCGTGGACTGGCGTCGGCAGCTCGAAGCGAGACCATTCCAAAGAAAGCGGAGGCCTCGAGAAAGAAGCCTGGCCATCTGCCCCTCTatcgcgcgaagcagaaaatTTGA
- a CDS encoding microneme-like protein (encoded by transcript BESB_067360): protein MRCSTIVSSSLGGGERRMMVRPSQSGGAAKRLHSCFPFLVSIFLVWCQVLCLFPSYTSVTGSPASGSLQAVPEEGQVASGALVEVGTALHQTSMSMDNPDSVLQPSSDAAWVCRVSVFGGVCAGNSGDSLLGQWRFCPKGQCCSMSKCGVGGCSVGICEWWSSVLCLIKNNDYADDKCNCQRYGERCSPNAVCKDVLSERGGSFCVCKKGYIGDGKTCEFDPCSVDPCNPGSCRRNGKTYTCSCPETYVVAQTEAGERCEIKKNYCLGEPCGPKEATADCVGFDDGTYECICQDSYVFNGKICERFEACAENPCGDPEGVIRCTADGEEYSCECREGYDLVEDPPGKQKCEKNSCYGNPCGPSHLVQSCAPRQPDQTSPATYTCLCTTTGVLHVDPDTGAQSCTPTDPCATEPCGSAAVVDSCINEGSTYRCNCKPGHVSLEKQGKKQCVEGDPCELNACGAEELVDSCSTDSSKYVCECSATAIKGLNDDGQQVCVSRQDCEAACGPLEGVKQCDRRFGGGLKCQCKQGYVASGTGNKKQCVKGDVCLNKPCGSSSATQQCTAEKDGSYSCVCKEGYDLRFREDGTQTCAEAGECTGSPCGANSSIGVCTPGPSAYTCTCVQPYERSTNEDGRETCKVPELLAPEPTVPSNTKTEEESSSTSLAVMGIGGLLLLGVGTAYFLKSNGDDQQNAMEPYGVDPMAPPGGFGPPGPGGPSQLYANAPRNSMWQ from the coding sequence ATGCGGTGTTCCACTATagtttcttcttcgctcgggGGAGGAGAGCGCAGAATGATGGTCCGACCTTCCCAGAGTGGCGGTGCAGCCAAACGCTTGCACAGTTGCTTCCCATTTCTCGTCTCGATATTCCTGGTTTGGTGCCAGGTTCTCTGCTTGTTTCCCTCCTACACCTCCGTCACCGGTTCGCCAGCAAGTGGGTCTCTCCAAGCAGTACCAGAGGAGGGACAAGTGGCGAGCGGTGCATTGGTTGAGGTCGGTACTGCCCTCCACCAAACCAGTATGAGCATGGACAACCCTGACTCAGTTCTACAGCCTTCCTCAGACGCGGCGTGGGTTTGTCGTGTATCCGTTTTCGGTGGCGTGTGCGCAGGAAACTCAGGCGACTCTCTCCTGGGGCAGTGGCGCTTTTGTCCAAAGGGGCAGTGCTGCAGCATGTCGAAGTGTGGCGTGGGCGGCTGCTCGGTTGGAATATGCGAGTGGTGGTCGAGTGTACTGTGTCTGATCAAAAATAATGACTATGCAGACGATAAGTGCAATTGCCAAAGATATGGAGAGCGGTGCTCTCCGAATGCTGTGTGTAAGGACGTTCTCTCCGAAAGGGGGGgctccttctgcgtctgcaaAAAGGGTTACATAGGAGACGGGAAGACCTGTGAGTTCGATCCCTGCTCTGTCGACCCGTGCAATCCcgggagctgcaggcgaaaTGGCAAGACATACACCTGTTCCTGTCCGGAAACTTACGTTGTCGCTCAAACTGAAGCGGGGGAGCGCTGCGAAATCAAGAAGAACTATTGTCTCGGGGAACCCTGTGGCCCCAAGGAAGCAACCGCCGACTGCGTGGGCTTTGACGATGGCACATACGAATGTATTTGCCAGGATTCCTACGTATTCAACGGAAAGATATGTGAGCGCTTCGAAGCGTGTGCGGAGAATCCGTGCGGTGATCCTGAGGGAGTGATACGATGCACAGCAGATGGTGAAGAATATTCGTGCGAGTGCCGCGAAGGTTACGATCTCGTAGAAGATCCCCCCGGGAAGCAAAAGTGTGAAAAGAATTCGTGTTATGGCAATCCGTGCGGTCCATCGCATCTCGTCCAGTCCTGTGCTCCGCGCCAGCCCGATCAAACGAGTCCAGCGACATACACGTGCCTGTGCACGACGACCGGTGTCTTGCATGTTGACCCCGATACAGGCGCCCAGTCGTGCACTCCAACCGATCCGTGCGCCACCGAACCCTGCGGCTCTGCAGCGGTGGTAGATTCCTGCATCAACGAGGGCAGTACATACAGGTGTAATTGCAAGCCGGGACATGTATCCTTGGAAAAGCAAGGCAAAAAACAGTGTGTGGAAGGCGACCCCTGTGAGCTAAATGCATGCGGAGCTGAGGAGCTAGTAGACAGCTGCTCTACCGACTCATCGAAATATGTCTGTGAGTGTTCGGCAACGGCAATCAAGGGGCTAAACGATGATGGGCAACAGGTCTGCGTGAGTCGACAGGACTGCGAAGCAGCGTGTGGTCCTCTTGAAGGTGTCAAGCAGTGTGATCGTCGGTTTGGCGGTGGTCTGAAATGTCAGTGCAAGCAAGGCTACGTTGCATCTGGAACGGGTAACAAAAAGCAATGCGTGAAAGGGGACGTGTGTCTCAACAAGCCATGCGGTTCCTCATCAGCGACGCAGCAATGCACTGCAGAGAAGGATGGAAGCTACTCCTGTGTTTGCAAAGAGGGCTATGATCTCCGCTTTCGAGAGGATGGCACACAAACATGTGCTGAAGCTGGTGAGTGCACTGGCtccccctgcggcgccaaCTCCTCTATCGGTGTCTGCACGCCAGGGCCAAGCGCCTACACATGCACATGCGTCCAACCGTACGAGCGGTCAACGAATGAGGATGGTAGAGAAACATGCAAGGTGCCTGAGCTTCTTGCCCCAGAACCGACAGTCCCGTCGAATACAAAGACGGAAGAAGAATCTTCTTCCACAAGTCTGGCCGTAATGGGCATCGGAGGTCTGTTGCTGCTTGGTGTCGGCACAGCGTATTTCCTAAAGTCCAACGGCGATGACCAGCAGAATGCGATGGAGCCCTATGGAGTCGACCCGATGGCCCCTCCAGGAGGCTTTGGGCCTCCTGGGCCCGGTGGACCTAGCCAGTTGTATGCGAACGCTCCCCGAAACTCCATGTGGCAGTAA